In bacterium, one DNA window encodes the following:
- a CDS encoding thiamine-binding protein, producing the protein MDIIHIEFFVEPFKEGTPGPHVEAAVAAFADAGLQPEVGPFATTATGDIDQAAAATSAMVREALQAGATRIVLRLERDPDDPATGGTDAA; encoded by the coding sequence GTGGACATCATTCACATCGAGTTCTTCGTCGAGCCCTTCAAGGAAGGCACTCCCGGCCCGCACGTGGAGGCGGCCGTGGCGGCTTTCGCCGATGCGGGACTCCAACCGGAGGTCGGCCCCTTCGCCACGACGGCCACCGGCGACATCGACCAGGCGGCGGCGGCCACGTCGGCCATGGTGCGCGAGGCGTTGCAGGCGGGTGCCACGCGGATCGTTCTGCGCCTGGAGCGCGACCCCGATGACCCTGCGAC